The proteins below come from a single Mesobacillus jeotgali genomic window:
- a CDS encoding GDSL-type esterase/lipase family protein, which translates to MKIIKILLLSSLLAVLSFSAWIYYPQYQINKIKQENAPTVENTNKLTYIDYYKTIPGSTINHLALGDSIIRGYNIPEEENFVSQFSSQLSVETGKQVISNNVGVIGITSDRLNQYVQDGLYDEAIKEADLITVNVGGNDILKLVKKSDIYSALKSFDSLQTDFSQNLAEITTKIGELNPSATIVLLELYNPMPADHQFYSLADKLLPKWNLMIYEAAKGTGSSIVVQTTNVINSDNLEYLSSDGVHPNYSGNTAISSQILQQFQQQNKADAVLANRQN; encoded by the coding sequence ATGAAAATCATAAAAATTCTGCTGCTGTCGTCCCTGCTTGCCGTCCTGTCATTTTCCGCGTGGATTTACTATCCCCAATACCAAATCAATAAAATCAAGCAGGAAAATGCACCAACAGTTGAAAATACCAATAAGCTTACCTATATAGATTATTACAAAACAATTCCAGGCAGTACCATTAACCATCTAGCTCTCGGTGACTCCATCATTCGCGGCTACAATATTCCAGAGGAAGAAAATTTCGTTAGTCAATTTTCCAGCCAGCTCAGTGTGGAAACTGGGAAACAAGTCATTTCGAATAACGTTGGTGTGATTGGTATAACAAGCGATAGGTTGAACCAGTACGTTCAGGATGGGTTGTATGACGAGGCAATTAAGGAGGCCGACCTCATAACTGTTAACGTTGGCGGCAATGATATTCTTAAATTGGTAAAGAAGAGCGATATTTACAGTGCTCTTAAATCCTTTGACAGTCTGCAAACAGATTTTTCACAAAATCTTGCTGAGATTACCACGAAAATTGGTGAATTAAATCCTTCAGCGACAATCGTACTGCTAGAGCTGTATAACCCGATGCCAGCCGATCACCAATTCTACTCCCTGGCAGATAAGCTTCTTCCAAAATGGAATTTAATGATTTATGAAGCTGCAAAAGGGACTGGGTCATCGATAGTAGTACAAACGACCAATGTCATCAACAGTGATAATTTGGAGTATTTGTCTAGTGATGGAGTGCATCCAAACTATTCTGGCAATACAGCCATATCCAGTCAGATCCTCCAGCAGTTCCAACAACAGAATAAAGCGGATGCCGTCCTGGCAAACCGCCAAAATTAA
- a CDS encoding MATE family efflux transporter: MYQTYSTKEKIKQIFVMLIPILITQLGMFSMVFFNTIMSGKYNSTDLAGVAIGSSIWSPVFTGLSGILLAVSPIAAQRFGEKKGKEVASILTHGIYLALIIAALVIVLGVFLLNPILTAMNLPEGVHETAFRYLAGLSFGIIPLFIFNVLRSFIYALGKTRVVMYILLMSLPINFFLNYVLIFGHWGFPELGGAGAGYATSITYYVIAGMTAVVIIKQKPFSDFVGLEYFKEFSGAKVKEILSIGVPMGLSIFFETSMFAVVTILISKFNITTIAAYQSALNIVSFLYMIPMSISMAQTVLVGFEVGAGRYHDAKVYSWMGIYLGAIIAVGAGLLVVLFRYEVAGFYSNEPAVIALTGQFLIYALFFMISDAIQATALAALRGYKDVNISFVITLIAYWLICLPVGYLLAHNTGLGASGYWVGLTIGLLAAGISLSLRLIFIQKRRFNANLAEVI, encoded by the coding sequence ATGTACCAGACATATTCGACAAAAGAGAAAATTAAACAGATTTTTGTCATGCTGATCCCAATCTTGATAACTCAATTAGGGATGTTTTCAATGGTCTTTTTCAATACGATCATGTCAGGAAAATATAATTCTACAGACCTTGCAGGTGTAGCCATTGGGTCATCGATTTGGAGCCCGGTCTTCACCGGACTCAGTGGAATTCTTCTTGCGGTTTCACCGATTGCAGCCCAGCGGTTTGGTGAAAAGAAAGGAAAAGAAGTAGCCTCAATTCTCACTCATGGTATTTATTTGGCATTAATCATTGCAGCACTTGTTATCGTTTTGGGTGTTTTTCTGCTGAATCCTATTTTAACAGCGATGAACCTTCCCGAGGGTGTCCACGAAACGGCCTTTCGCTATCTGGCCGGATTAAGCTTTGGAATCATCCCATTATTTATTTTTAATGTATTAAGGTCTTTCATTTATGCGCTCGGAAAAACAAGAGTGGTCATGTATATCCTGCTGATGTCCCTGCCAATCAATTTCTTCTTGAACTATGTCTTGATTTTTGGTCACTGGGGTTTTCCTGAATTAGGCGGAGCCGGAGCAGGTTATGCAACGTCGATTACCTATTATGTAATCGCGGGAATGACTGCTGTTGTGATTATAAAGCAAAAGCCATTCTCGGATTTTGTCGGGTTGGAATACTTCAAAGAGTTTTCCGGTGCGAAAGTGAAGGAGATCTTGAGTATCGGTGTCCCGATGGGATTATCGATTTTCTTTGAAACTAGCATGTTTGCCGTCGTCACCATTTTGATCAGTAAATTCAATATCACTACTATTGCCGCCTATCAGTCCGCTCTGAATATCGTTTCTTTTTTATACATGATTCCAATGAGTATTTCGATGGCGCAAACGGTTCTCGTCGGATTTGAAGTCGGGGCCGGCCGTTATCATGATGCCAAAGTCTATAGCTGGATGGGGATCTATCTTGGAGCTATTATTGCGGTTGGAGCGGGACTGCTAGTGGTGCTTTTCCGATATGAGGTAGCTGGATTTTATTCGAATGAACCTGCCGTGATTGCCTTAACTGGCCAATTTTTGATCTATGCTTTGTTTTTCATGATATCTGACGCAATCCAGGCTACTGCGCTAGCAGCATTGCGCGGCTATAAAGACGTGAATATTTCTTTTGTCATAACCTTGATCGCATACTGGCTCATCTGCCTTCCGGTCGGGTACCTGCTGGCCCATAATACCGGACTTGGAGCTTCGGGATACTGGGTAGGACTGACAATCGGATTGCTCGCAGCTGGTATATCCTTATCATTAAGACTGATATTTATCCAAAAACGTCGTTTTAACGCTAATTTGGCAGAAGTTATCTAA
- a CDS encoding DUF4395 domain-containing protein has translation MKITDEIRTIPRPLVRTNQWFIVISVISTWLTGLEWILALPFLAGISGLLFGFNPVMKIASSFLRKKKSDYIPEEWEQQQFNQKIAVGCLAGGIIAYVNGLTLLGNIFTIMVALAAFIAILGFCIGCFIRFQWSKYKPKKHAVNS, from the coding sequence ATTAAAATAACTGATGAAATTCGCACAATTCCTCGGCCCCTGGTTAGAACAAATCAGTGGTTTATAGTCATAAGTGTAATTAGCACCTGGTTAACAGGTTTAGAATGGATTTTGGCTTTACCGTTTCTTGCTGGGATTTCAGGGCTGTTATTCGGATTTAACCCGGTAATGAAAATAGCGAGCAGTTTTCTTAGAAAGAAAAAATCGGATTATATCCCGGAGGAATGGGAACAGCAGCAGTTCAATCAGAAAATCGCTGTTGGCTGCTTAGCTGGCGGAATCATTGCCTATGTCAATGGTCTAACGTTATTAGGAAATATATTTACTATAATGGTAGCTTTAGCCGCATTTATTGCAATCCTCGGATTTTGCATTGGCTGCTTCATTCGTTTTCAATGGTCTAAATACAAACCAAAAAAACATGCAGTAAACTCTTAA
- a CDS encoding VanW family protein produces MGRKMRFIGLLVVAVFIGLAGCSEPTAKKAEKENKVIEQEGEQETENAEKENEPVKEEEEAKPIVVNVIEPDTQKVIRSLIPADMGYGNDNARYRAELEKWARELARGTETTPGYDQRMIPDKLGPDGQVIKGSPLIVLEEAELVEKIIEASEKGGNVELPLYVTASGYEINDASQLGEVVVGKYTTYFNASVAGRTKNIELSAEAINNVILGTGDVFSFNTTVGPSDEAHGYQPAEEIVNKKLVMGIGGGICQTSSTLFNAVDELGVGYVEKHHHSLSVGYVPEGRDATVSYGGKDFRFANTTGVPLLLKAIMGKGSLTVEVRTSKEYEAQMKKGI; encoded by the coding sequence ATGGGGAGAAAAATGAGGTTTATTGGGCTGTTAGTTGTTGCGGTATTTATTGGATTGGCTGGATGTTCGGAACCTACAGCAAAAAAAGCTGAGAAAGAGAATAAGGTGATTGAACAGGAGGGCGAGCAAGAAACAGAAAATGCAGAGAAAGAAAATGAGCCTGTTAAAGAAGAAGAAGAGGCTAAACCAATTGTAGTGAATGTGATCGAGCCTGACACCCAAAAAGTGATTCGATCACTTATACCGGCGGATATGGGTTATGGAAATGACAATGCAAGGTATAGAGCCGAATTGGAGAAATGGGCCCGAGAATTGGCTCGCGGGACGGAGACGACTCCTGGATACGACCAAAGGATGATTCCGGATAAGCTTGGTCCGGATGGACAGGTGATTAAAGGGAGCCCTTTAATTGTTTTGGAAGAAGCGGAACTGGTTGAAAAGATCATCGAAGCTTCAGAAAAAGGGGGAAATGTCGAGCTGCCACTTTATGTAACGGCGAGTGGTTACGAAATCAATGATGCTTCCCAGCTAGGCGAGGTTGTTGTTGGAAAATACACAACCTATTTTAACGCTTCCGTTGCAGGCAGGACGAAGAATATTGAGCTTTCAGCTGAGGCGATTAATAATGTAATCCTGGGCACTGGGGATGTGTTTTCCTTTAATACCACTGTCGGTCCAAGCGACGAAGCCCATGGCTATCAGCCTGCTGAAGAAATTGTGAACAAAAAGCTGGTCATGGGGATAGGAGGGGGCATCTGTCAGACTTCGTCCACTTTATTCAATGCTGTTGATGAACTTGGTGTTGGATATGTGGAAAAACATCATCATTCCCTATCTGTAGGCTACGTCCCTGAAGGAAGGGATGCAACAGTTTCATATGGAGGCAAAGATTTTAGGTTTGCGAACACAACTGGTGTGCCTCTTTTGCTGAAAGCAATAATGGGAAAAGGGTCTTTGACCGTAGAAGTGAGGACCTCCAAAGAGTACGAAGCTCAAATGAAGAAAGGTATTTAA
- a CDS encoding sigma-70 family RNA polymerase sigma factor, with the protein MLVDEYSERVKRLAYTYVKSWQAAEDITQEVFISCYKNLDSFRIESSYKTWLFKITVNKSKDYLKSKWYKSIVPFDFNWSLFSGIKASPEDEVIEKNDEYILSEKVLRLPAKYREVIILYYYEDLNIREISELSNINLDTVKTRLRRAKSLLRKMYEGVELDGE; encoded by the coding sequence ATGTTGGTTGATGAATATTCAGAACGTGTGAAACGATTGGCATATACGTATGTAAAAAGCTGGCAAGCCGCTGAGGATATTACCCAGGAAGTGTTCATTTCCTGCTATAAGAATCTGGATTCATTCCGAATCGAGAGTTCATATAAAACTTGGTTATTTAAAATTACTGTGAATAAATCCAAGGATTACTTAAAAAGCAAATGGTATAAATCGATTGTTCCTTTTGATTTCAACTGGTCCTTGTTTTCTGGAATTAAAGCGTCGCCAGAAGACGAAGTCATAGAAAAAAATGATGAATACATTCTTTCAGAGAAGGTGCTAAGGCTGCCAGCAAAATATCGTGAGGTCATCATTTTATACTATTACGAGGATTTGAACATCCGAGAAATAAGTGAATTGAGTAATATAAACCTAGATACTGTCAAAACAAGACTAAGGCGTGCCAAATCATTGCTTCGTAAAATGTACGAAGGGGTTGAACTGGATGGAGAATAA
- the metH gene encoding methionine synthase has product MSTLLTEQMKKKILIMDGAMGTMLQQADLTPADFGGEEYDGCNEILNITVPEVIEKIHREYFEAGADIVETNTFGATSLVLDEYGLGHRAYEINKEAALIARRAADESSTPSKPRFVAGSMGPTTKTLSVTGGSTFEEMSASYEEQALGLIDGNVDLLLLETSQDLLNVKAAYTGIQRAFQKSGKELPLMISATIEPMGTTLAGQSIEAFYISVQHMNPIAIGLNCATGPEFMQEHLRSLSSLSTSAVSCYPNAGLPDEEGQYHETPDTLAQKLADFAREGWLNIVGGCCGTTPAHIKAISEKMQERLPRQTEENNLHMVSGIEPFIYDDPTLRPIMVGERTNVIGSRKFKRLISEGKLEEAAEIARAQVKNGAHVIDICLADPDRDELQDMEGFIREVVKKVKAPLVIDSTDDEVIEKALRYSQGKAIINSINLEDGEERFKSVARLIHKYGAAVVVGTIDEEGMGVTAERKLEIAKRSYDLLVNKYKVPAQDLIFDPLVFPVGTGDEQYIGSAKATVDGIRRIKETFPETQSILGISNVSFGLPPVGREVLNSVFLYHCTQAGLDYAIVNTEKLERFASISAEEVKMAEELLFSTTDKTLAEFTDFYRDKKKETKSALPDMTLEERLAYYVVEGTKEGLQQDLDMALGIFLAPLDIINGPLMNGMKEVGRLFNDNQLIVAEVLQSAEVMKAAVSHLEPHMEKNDTTAAKGKVLLATVKGDVHDIGKNLVDIILSNNGYDVVDLGIKVTPTALIEAIKKEKPDIVGLSGLLVKSAQQMVLTAHDMKQAGIDTPILVGGAALSRKFTDTKISKEYDGLVLYAKDAMNGLSIANQLREPDGYEQFLKEQKAKQEAAMNKQDYTTTGRTSATTVLERPKVTVKAPVFIPQDTKRHLVKSYSLSHIEPYINQQMLLGHHLGLKGKVERLLADGNEKAVKLQEVVQSLIKEAKANEWIKPASVYQFFPAQSEGNRLYIFNPEQPDEILETFDFPRQEVSPGLCLADYVRPVSDSEKDYIGMFAVTAGAGIRQAAEQLKNDGRFLESHALQALALESAEGFAELIHRQIRDRWGFPDTPDMTMKDRFAAKYQGQRFSFGYPACPDLEDQKKLFNLIQPEDIGINLTEGFMMEPEASVTAIVFSHPEARYFNVLKN; this is encoded by the coding sequence ATGTCAACCTTGTTAACTGAACAGATGAAGAAAAAAATCCTGATTATGGACGGAGCGATGGGAACGATGCTCCAGCAGGCAGACTTGACCCCCGCAGATTTTGGCGGTGAAGAATATGATGGCTGTAACGAAATCCTGAATATAACTGTGCCGGAAGTAATTGAAAAGATTCATCGTGAATACTTCGAAGCCGGTGCAGACATCGTTGAGACCAATACCTTCGGTGCCACAAGCCTGGTTCTTGACGAATACGGCCTGGGCCACAGAGCGTACGAAATCAACAAGGAAGCGGCTCTTATTGCCAGGAGAGCGGCTGACGAGTCATCCACTCCCTCCAAGCCGCGATTTGTGGCTGGTTCAATGGGTCCGACTACCAAAACACTTAGCGTGACCGGGGGATCAACCTTTGAAGAAATGTCAGCTTCCTACGAGGAGCAGGCTCTTGGCCTGATCGATGGCAATGTCGATTTGCTTTTGCTCGAAACGAGCCAGGATTTGCTGAACGTTAAAGCTGCTTATACGGGAATCCAGCGTGCATTCCAAAAAAGTGGCAAAGAGCTCCCTCTCATGATTTCTGCCACAATTGAACCAATGGGCACGACACTTGCCGGCCAGTCTATAGAAGCCTTTTATATTTCAGTACAGCATATGAATCCGATTGCGATTGGATTGAATTGCGCAACCGGACCGGAATTCATGCAGGAGCATTTGCGTTCCCTGTCCTCCCTTTCGACTTCTGCTGTCAGCTGCTATCCGAACGCTGGGCTGCCCGACGAGGAAGGTCAATATCATGAAACGCCTGACACGCTCGCCCAGAAGCTCGCCGATTTTGCCCGTGAAGGCTGGCTGAATATTGTCGGAGGCTGCTGTGGTACGACACCTGCACATATAAAGGCAATTTCGGAAAAAATGCAAGAGCGCCTGCCAAGGCAGACGGAAGAAAACAATTTACATATGGTTTCCGGGATTGAGCCTTTCATCTATGATGATCCAACACTAAGGCCAATTATGGTTGGGGAACGGACGAACGTTATCGGTTCCAGAAAATTCAAACGTCTGATCTCTGAAGGCAAACTTGAGGAAGCAGCTGAGATTGCAAGGGCTCAGGTTAAAAATGGAGCACACGTCATCGATATTTGTTTGGCTGACCCGGACCGGGATGAACTTCAGGATATGGAAGGATTCATAAGGGAAGTTGTAAAAAAAGTGAAGGCTCCACTCGTTATAGACTCTACAGATGATGAAGTAATCGAAAAAGCTTTGAGATATTCACAGGGTAAAGCAATCATCAATTCCATCAATCTTGAAGATGGCGAAGAACGATTCAAGTCAGTGGCACGCTTGATCCATAAATATGGTGCTGCTGTTGTTGTCGGAACAATCGATGAGGAAGGTATGGGTGTAACTGCTGAAAGGAAATTAGAAATTGCCAAAAGATCATACGACCTGCTAGTCAACAAATATAAAGTACCTGCACAGGATTTGATTTTTGATCCTCTCGTCTTCCCTGTCGGCACCGGGGATGAACAATATATTGGCTCAGCAAAAGCAACAGTGGATGGAATCAGAAGAATCAAAGAAACCTTCCCTGAAACACAAAGTATTCTTGGAATCAGCAATGTTTCCTTTGGCCTGCCTCCTGTCGGCCGTGAGGTGTTAAATTCAGTATTTCTTTATCACTGCACCCAGGCAGGTCTTGATTACGCAATCGTGAATACAGAAAAGCTTGAGCGATTTGCTTCGATAAGTGCGGAAGAAGTTAAAATGGCTGAAGAGCTGTTATTCAGTACAACTGATAAGACACTTGCGGAATTCACCGATTTTTACCGGGATAAAAAGAAGGAAACAAAAAGCGCATTGCCTGATATGACCCTAGAAGAACGACTTGCCTACTATGTAGTTGAAGGAACAAAAGAAGGCCTTCAGCAAGACCTTGATATGGCACTGGGCATCTTCCTTGCCCCGCTGGATATTATAAATGGTCCATTGATGAATGGGATGAAAGAAGTTGGCAGGCTGTTCAATGACAACCAGTTGATTGTGGCCGAGGTTCTTCAGAGTGCAGAGGTCATGAAGGCCGCTGTGTCCCATTTGGAGCCTCATATGGAGAAAAATGATACAACGGCAGCAAAGGGAAAGGTACTCCTCGCGACTGTAAAGGGCGATGTCCATGATATTGGCAAAAACCTTGTAGATATTATCCTCAGCAATAATGGTTACGATGTTGTCGACCTGGGAATCAAGGTGACTCCAACTGCACTTATAGAGGCCATAAAAAAGGAAAAACCAGATATCGTTGGGCTCTCAGGACTTCTTGTTAAATCTGCACAGCAGATGGTGCTGACTGCCCATGATATGAAGCAAGCTGGGATCGACACTCCCATCCTTGTGGGCGGCGCTGCATTATCAAGGAAGTTCACTGATACAAAGATTTCCAAAGAGTATGACGGTCTTGTATTGTATGCAAAAGATGCAATGAACGGCCTGTCGATTGCAAATCAGCTTCGGGAACCAGACGGGTACGAACAATTTTTAAAGGAACAAAAGGCTAAGCAAGAAGCAGCGATGAATAAGCAGGACTATACGACAACGGGTCGAACCTCTGCCACAACTGTTTTAGAACGTCCAAAAGTAACAGTTAAGGCACCGGTTTTCATTCCGCAGGATACAAAGAGGCATCTTGTTAAATCCTACTCCCTCTCCCATATTGAGCCCTATATAAACCAGCAAATGCTTCTGGGGCATCATCTTGGACTTAAGGGAAAGGTAGAAAGACTGCTTGCTGATGGGAATGAAAAAGCTGTCAAGCTTCAGGAAGTCGTTCAATCTCTTATAAAGGAAGCCAAGGCAAATGAGTGGATCAAACCTGCTTCCGTTTATCAGTTCTTCCCTGCCCAGTCAGAGGGAAATAGGCTTTATATCTTTAATCCTGAACAACCAGATGAAATCCTTGAAACCTTTGATTTTCCAAGACAAGAGGTTTCTCCTGGACTATGCCTGGCAGATTACGTCCGCCCTGTCAGTGATTCCGAAAAGGATTACATCGGAATGTTCGCAGTCACAGCAGGTGCAGGCATTCGCCAAGCGGCAGAACAGCTAAAAAACGATGGAAGATTCCTGGAAAGCCATGCCCTCCAGGCACTTGCTCTTGAAAGTGCAGAAGGATTCGCGGAATTGATTCATCGCCAAATCCGTGATCGATGGGGTTTCCCGGACACACCGGATATGACCATGAAGGACCGTTTCGCAGCAAAGTATCAAGGTCAGCGGTTCTCTTTCGGATATCCTGCCTGTCCCGATTTAGAAGATCAAAAAAAGCTTTTCAACTTGATCCAGCCAGAAGATATTGGAATTAATTTGACCGAAGGATTCATGATGGAACCGGAGGCATCGGTTACAGCTATTGTCTTCTCTCATCCAGAAGCAAGGTATTTCAATGTATTAAAGAATTAG
- a CDS encoding bifunctional homocysteine S-methyltransferase/methylenetetrahydrofolate reductase: MSFLKRLENEILIADGAIGTLLHSYGAGTCFEELNISHPDDIIRIHKAYINAGADLIQTNTYAANYIKLERYGLEDQVKEINSAAVRLARQAAGTDAYVLGTIGGNRGIRPSAIPIEEIKRSFREQLYCLLLEGVDGLLLETFYDMEEIETVLEIARKETDLPIIAQVSLQEIGIMQDQTPLQVVFNRLENLGADLVGLNCRLGPHHMISSLEQIELPSKAFLSAYPNAGLPAYTDGKFHYEGNPEYFGKSARSFRDQGVRLIGGCCGTTPEHIKAFAEELKGLPPVLDKKIPAKKPKVVVSPADIKRPLAPLHQVVKERPSVIVELDSPRKLDTTRFFEGAKALKDTGIDALTLADNSLASPRISNSAIGHLVKEKIGLRPLVHLTCRDRNIIGLQSHLMGLHTLGLHDVLAVTGDPARVGDFPGASSVFDVSSFELIEMIKQFNDGLSYSGKDLGQKGAFSIGAAFNPNVRSIEKAVLRMEKKIRAGADYFITQPVYSEKMLLEVHEATKHIDAPVYIGLMPLTSSRNAEFLHNEVPGIKISQEILDIMAKFNNEPLQSKKEGIAITKGLIEAAAELFNGIYIITPFMNYEMSVELSSYANEYSSLLKRRKQNVNLVN, encoded by the coding sequence ATGAGTTTCCTGAAACGCCTGGAAAATGAAATTTTGATCGCGGATGGTGCGATTGGTACTCTCCTCCACTCTTATGGAGCAGGAACCTGTTTTGAAGAGTTGAACATCTCACATCCTGATGACATCATACGAATCCATAAAGCCTATATAAATGCCGGTGCCGATCTTATCCAGACGAACACATATGCCGCCAATTATATAAAACTTGAAAGATATGGACTTGAGGATCAGGTTAAAGAGATTAATAGTGCAGCAGTAAGACTAGCCCGCCAGGCAGCAGGCACCGATGCATATGTCCTCGGAACGATTGGCGGAAACCGGGGAATCAGGCCTTCTGCCATCCCGATTGAGGAAATCAAAAGAAGCTTCAGGGAGCAGCTCTATTGTCTCCTCCTGGAGGGTGTTGACGGACTTTTGCTGGAGACATTTTATGATATGGAAGAAATCGAGACGGTGCTCGAGATTGCCCGAAAGGAAACCGACCTGCCAATCATTGCACAGGTTTCCCTCCAGGAAATAGGCATCATGCAGGACCAGACTCCGCTTCAGGTAGTTTTCAATAGATTAGAGAATCTTGGCGCTGATCTTGTAGGTCTAAATTGCAGACTTGGCCCCCATCATATGATTTCCAGTCTTGAGCAGATAGAGCTGCCTTCAAAGGCATTCCTTTCCGCCTATCCTAATGCCGGGTTGCCTGCTTACACAGATGGCAAATTCCATTACGAAGGCAATCCAGAGTACTTCGGCAAGTCTGCCCGCAGCTTCCGTGACCAGGGAGTAAGGCTGATTGGAGGCTGTTGCGGAACGACACCTGAACATATTAAAGCATTTGCTGAGGAGCTAAAAGGGTTGCCGCCTGTGTTGGATAAGAAAATCCCTGCAAAGAAGCCGAAGGTTGTCGTCTCACCCGCTGACATAAAAAGGCCTTTAGCTCCATTGCATCAAGTGGTGAAAGAACGGCCCTCTGTGATTGTTGAACTTGATTCACCGCGTAAGCTGGATACAACTCGATTTTTTGAAGGAGCAAAGGCACTAAAAGATACTGGTATTGATGCCTTAACGCTCGCAGACAATTCACTTGCTTCACCAAGGATTTCAAATTCGGCTATCGGCCATCTGGTAAAAGAAAAAATCGGTTTGCGACCGCTGGTACACTTAACTTGCCGTGACAGGAACATCATTGGGCTTCAGTCACATTTAATGGGCTTGCATACACTCGGCCTGCATGACGTGTTAGCCGTTACGGGTGACCCAGCCCGTGTCGGTGATTTCCCTGGTGCTTCGTCAGTGTTTGATGTCTCTTCCTTCGAGTTAATTGAGATGATTAAACAGTTTAATGATGGTCTCTCCTATTCTGGAAAGGATTTAGGACAAAAAGGTGCTTTTTCTATTGGTGCTGCCTTCAATCCAAATGTCCGTTCCATCGAAAAGGCTGTCCTGAGGATGGAAAAGAAAATCCGCGCTGGTGCAGATTATTTCATCACCCAGCCAGTTTACTCGGAAAAAATGCTTTTGGAGGTGCATGAAGCAACAAAGCATATTGATGCCCCTGTTTATATCGGCCTAATGCCGCTAACAAGCAGCAGAAATGCTGAATTCCTTCATAATGAAGTTCCCGGCATTAAGATTTCACAGGAAATACTAGACATTATGGCGAAGTTTAATAATGAACCGCTGCAATCCAAAAAGGAAGGCATCGCGATTACAAAAGGTTTGATTGAGGCTGCAGCAGAACTGTTTAACGGAATCTATATCATCACACCTTTTATGAATTATGAGATGAGTGTCGAGTTATCGAGCTACGCTAATGAATACAGCAGCCTTCTAAAGAGGAGGAAACAGAATGTCAACCTTGTTAACTGA
- the metC gene encoding cystathionine beta-lyase: MSRYTFETQLLHNKHKFDPATGGVSVPIQHASTFHQPSADKFGKYDYSRSLNPTREALEEITAELEGGVRGFAFSSGMAAISTAFLLLSQGDHVIVTEDVYGGTYRMVTQVLNRFGIEHTFVDMTDLDVVERAIRPNTALLYAETPSNPLLKVTDIQAISEIAKKHGALTFVDNTFMTPYLQRPLELGADIVLHSATKFLSGHSDTVAGLAVVKDENLANKLYTLQNSFGAVLGVQDAWLVMRGIKTLSVRMKQSQESAKKIAGFLKKQPVIKNVFYPGLSDHPQSDLQIQQAYGPGAVLSFELENAEVLTRFIEHVKLPVFAVSLGAVESILSYPAKMSHAAMPQDEREWRGITDGLLRLSVGLENADDLIADFEQALDYIGTLAAQKEEI; the protein is encoded by the coding sequence ATGAGCAGATATACATTTGAAACCCAATTGCTCCATAACAAGCATAAGTTCGATCCTGCAACCGGTGGAGTAAGCGTGCCAATCCAGCACGCCTCAACTTTCCACCAGCCGTCGGCAGACAAATTTGGAAAATATGATTACAGCCGCAGTCTTAATCCCACCAGAGAGGCACTTGAGGAAATAACCGCCGAGCTGGAGGGCGGTGTCCGGGGTTTTGCTTTTTCATCCGGGATGGCAGCTATCTCAACTGCCTTTTTGCTTCTTTCTCAAGGTGACCACGTGATCGTAACCGAGGATGTTTATGGCGGCACCTACCGGATGGTTACACAGGTACTGAACCGTTTTGGTATTGAGCACACTTTTGTGGATATGACCGACCTTGACGTGGTAGAGCGTGCAATTAGGCCCAATACTGCATTGCTATATGCTGAAACTCCCTCTAATCCGCTATTAAAGGTGACAGATATTCAGGCGATTAGCGAAATAGCGAAGAAACACGGCGCTCTTACCTTTGTTGACAATACCTTCATGACTCCCTACTTGCAGCGCCCGCTGGAACTTGGAGCTGATATTGTCCTCCACAGCGCCACAAAGTTTCTGTCCGGCCACAGTGATACAGTCGCGGGTCTGGCGGTGGTTAAGGATGAAAATCTGGCCAACAAGCTTTATACCCTGCAGAATTCTTTCGGGGCAGTCCTCGGAGTCCAGGATGCGTGGCTTGTCATGAGAGGTATCAAGACCTTGTCTGTCAGGATGAAACAATCTCAGGAAAGCGCAAAGAAAATAGCTGGATTTTTAAAGAAACAGCCAGTAATCAAGAATGTCTTTTACCCTGGCCTTTCGGATCATCCGCAGTCGGACCTTCAGATTCAGCAGGCATATGGGCCGGGAGCAGTACTGTCGTTTGAGCTTGAAAATGCAGAGGTTTTAACCAGATTCATAGAACATGTGAAGCTACCAGTTTTTGCAGTCAGTCTTGGAGCAGTAGAATCGATTCTCTCTTATCCGGCAAAAATGTCACATGCGGCCATGCCGCAGGACGAACGAGAATGGCGAGGCATCACTGACGGCCTCCTTCGACTCTCTGTCGGGCTGGAAAACGCCGACGACTTGATCGCGGATTTTGAGCAAGCTTTGGATTACATAGGAACTTTAGCAGCACAAAAGGAGGAAATCTAA